From a region of the Pirellulales bacterium genome:
- a CDS encoding DUF1800 domain-containing protein: MAAQAHDGSNPLAGVEPAWAWAPYQPDAKTPWTRELASHLYRRAGFAARWAQLEEALAVGCQATVDRLLSGGPDTESFYHEAARSVESLLGSGNPQQLAAWWLYVLVHSPHPLRERLTLFWHGHFATSAAKVTDLRMMYAQNSLFRQHSLGRFGAMLDDVSKDPAMLVWLDATTNHKARPNENFAREVMELFCLGIGNYSEHDVKEAARSFTGWELRQEKFRFNRYQHDVGQKTVLGQTGAWTGDDVLRILLGQPATGRFLARKLFRYFVSETAEPPAALLEPLAAGLLQRDYDLGWLVRTVLGSNLFYSPYAVRQRVKGPVELAVGLLRSLEASVNTYALHEDLQKLGQGLFFPPNVKGWDGGTAWINSSTLVGRANLVWAIVSDDGRMKTRVVADRLAALAGAPQPAAKAARLEELLLACPLPDAVQVQLASIASAGDGGERQRLARLIHAVATLPEYQLG; the protein is encoded by the coding sequence ATGGCGGCCCAAGCCCACGATGGATCGAATCCCCTGGCAGGCGTCGAACCCGCCTGGGCCTGGGCGCCTTATCAGCCCGACGCCAAGACTCCCTGGACGCGCGAATTGGCCAGCCATCTTTATCGCAGGGCGGGCTTCGCCGCCCGTTGGGCCCAGCTCGAAGAGGCGCTCGCCGTGGGGTGCCAGGCGACCGTCGATCGCTTGCTGTCGGGCGGCCCCGACACAGAAAGCTTTTATCACGAGGCCGCGCGATCGGTCGAGTCGCTGCTGGGCTCGGGCAATCCACAACAATTAGCGGCCTGGTGGCTCTATGTGCTGGTCCACTCGCCGCACCCGTTGCGCGAGCGGCTCACGCTCTTTTGGCACGGTCACTTCGCCACCTCGGCCGCCAAAGTGACCGATCTACGGATGATGTATGCCCAAAACTCGCTGTTCCGCCAGCACTCGCTCGGCCGCTTTGGGGCCATGCTCGACGACGTTTCCAAAGACCCGGCTATGCTCGTCTGGCTCGATGCGACCACCAATCACAAGGCCCGTCCGAACGAGAACTTTGCCCGCGAGGTGATGGAACTCTTCTGCCTGGGTATCGGCAACTACAGCGAGCACGACGTTAAAGAGGCCGCCCGGTCGTTCACGGGCTGGGAATTGAGGCAAGAGAAGTTCCGCTTCAACCGCTACCAACACGATGTCGGCCAGAAAACGGTGTTGGGCCAGACCGGCGCCTGGACCGGTGACGACGTGTTGCGAATCCTGCTCGGCCAGCCGGCGACGGGCCGCTTTCTGGCGCGCAAGCTGTTTCGATATTTCGTCAGCGAGACCGCAGAGCCGCCCGCCGCCTTGCTTGAGCCTCTGGCCGCGGGGCTGCTCCAGCGCGATTATGATTTGGGTTGGCTCGTGCGCACCGTGCTTGGCTCGAATTTGTTTTATTCGCCCTATGCCGTGCGGCAGCGGGTCAAAGGGCCGGTGGAATTGGCGGTGGGGCTGTTGCGATCGCTGGAGGCGTCGGTCAATACTTACGCGCTGCATGAAGACCTGCAGAAGCTGGGCCAGGGCCTTTTTTTTCCGCCGAACGTGAAAGGCTGGGATGGCGGCACTGCCTGGATCAACTCCTCGACGCTCGTCGGACGCGCCAACCTGGTGTGGGCGATTGTGAGCGACGATGGCCGGATGAAAACTCGCGTCGTTGCGGACCGGCTGGCCGCCCTGGCCGGCGCCCCACAACCGGCGGCGAAGGCGGCGCGATTGGAAGAGTTGTTGTTGGCCTGTCCGCTGCCGGACGCCGTGCAAGTGCAGCTTGCCTCGATCGCCTCGGCCGGCGACGGCGGCGAGCGACAGCGGCTCGCGAGGCTGATTCACGCCGTCGCCACATTACCAGAATATCAATTAGGGTAG
- a CDS encoding DUF1501 domain-containing protein, translating to MQTRRKFLQTTLGGSMLLSTGLSAPAFLARAAHAAQGASGEKVLIVVQLSGGNDGLNTVVPYADEAYEKNRIVLRIPKDQVLKIDSQVGLHPQMTGFRKLIESGRLAIAQGVGYPNPDRSHFRSMDIWHTARPEVEDKRDGWLGRCLDCSAGAAGGDVPALHLGPSPSPLALASLKTAVPSIESLESFRLRADGGALPLPSLSKLAEAARPDAPELLELMRHSALYAYASSQEVQQVLKQEKEASPYPAFALAQKLKQIAQLIDAGLKTRIYYVSHDGFDTHANQLGGHAALLGELSASVSAFVEDLAQRGQLDRVLVLCFSEFGRRVRENASQGTDHGTAAPVFLAGAGVQPGVIGSQPSLTDLDGEGDLKFHTDFRRLYATLLESWLRCSSEAVLGKKFEPLGIFKA from the coding sequence ATGCAAACGCGACGCAAGTTTCTGCAAACCACCCTTGGCGGCTCGATGCTGTTGTCGACCGGACTCAGCGCACCGGCCTTTCTGGCCCGCGCCGCCCACGCGGCCCAAGGCGCGTCGGGCGAAAAGGTGCTCATCGTCGTGCAGTTGAGCGGCGGCAACGACGGGCTGAACACCGTCGTGCCTTATGCCGACGAGGCCTACGAAAAAAACCGCATCGTGCTGCGAATACCCAAAGATCAGGTGCTGAAGATCGATTCGCAGGTGGGGCTGCACCCGCAGATGACCGGCTTCCGCAAGCTGATCGAGAGCGGCCGATTGGCCATCGCGCAGGGCGTCGGCTACCCAAACCCCGATCGCTCGCACTTTCGCTCGATGGATATCTGGCACACCGCCAGGCCCGAAGTCGAAGACAAGCGCGACGGTTGGCTGGGCCGCTGCCTCGATTGTTCGGCCGGTGCGGCGGGCGGCGATGTGCCCGCTCTCCATTTGGGCCCCAGCCCCTCGCCCTTGGCGCTGGCCAGCTTGAAAACGGCGGTGCCCTCCATCGAGTCGCTGGAAAGCTTTCGGCTCAGGGCCGACGGCGGCGCTTTGCCGCTGCCGTCGCTAAGCAAACTGGCCGAGGCGGCCCGGCCCGACGCGCCCGAGCTTTTGGAGTTGATGCGTCACAGCGCGCTTTACGCTTATGCTTCGAGCCAGGAAGTGCAACAGGTGCTCAAGCAAGAAAAAGAAGCCTCGCCGTATCCCGCCTTCGCGTTGGCGCAAAAACTCAAGCAGATTGCGCAACTCATCGACGCCGGCCTGAAAACGCGAATCTATTATGTCTCGCACGACGGCTTCGACACGCACGCCAACCAACTCGGCGGGCATGCCGCTCTGCTGGGCGAGCTTTCGGCTTCGGTCTCGGCTTTTGTGGAAGACCTGGCGCAGCGCGGCCAACTCGACCGCGTGCTCGTGCTGTGCTTCTCCGAATTCGGCCGGCGCGTGCGCGAAAACGCCAGTCAAGGCACCGACCACGGCACCGCCGCGCCGGTGTTTCTGGCCGGCGCCGGCGTGCAACCGGGCGTGATCGGCTCTCAGCCCAGCTTGACCGATCTGGACGGCGAGGGCGATTTGAAATTCCACACCGACTTCCGCCGCCTTTACGCCACGCTGCTCGAAAGCTGGCTCCGTTGCTCCAGCGAAGCCGTGCTGGGCAAGAAGTTCGAGCCGCTCGGCATCTTTAAAGCCTGA
- a CDS encoding TlpA disulfide reductase family protein has protein sequence MWHTFSPSFATWCGPCMLELPHMEDIWKANRARDDFAMLVVGREETDDSVTEFKHKRNYSFPIAADPEGAAYSLYAKELIPRTYLIMRDGTICFASTGFQEDALAALKAELAKQLGASP, from the coding sequence ATATGGCACACGTTCTCGCCGTCCTTCGCTACTTGGTGCGGCCCATGCATGCTCGAGCTGCCGCACATGGAAGATATCTGGAAAGCCAATCGAGCACGTGATGATTTCGCTATGCTCGTGGTCGGCCGCGAAGAAACCGACGACTCGGTAACGGAATTCAAGCATAAGCGGAACTACTCCTTTCCCATCGCGGCCGATCCGGAGGGTGCTGCATATTCGCTGTATGCGAAAGAATTGATTCCGCGAACCTATCTCATCATGCGGGACGGCACGATCTGCTTTGCCAGCACCGGTTTTCAAGAGGACGCTCTTGCGGCACTCAAGGCGGAACTCGCCAAACAGCTCGGTGCATCGCCCTAG
- a CDS encoding zinc-binding alcohol dehydrogenase family protein — translation MKAISLEAPKQFKRVDVPAPEKPGPGEALVKVHTVGICGTDIGGYLGKMPFFSYPRIPGHELGVEVLAVASDVTNVQPGDRCSVEPYINCQKCYACLRGHTNCCEKHQTLGVHCDGGLRPRFLVPARKLHVSRQLAFEQLALVETLAIGCHAVDRAALKAEESCLIIGAGPIGLATLEFAKLSGAKIIMLDVNAGRLEFCRRVMGVEHTLEMSDALEPQLRELTDGHLPDVVIDATGNCASMSNAFGLITHAGRLVFVGITTDEVRFRHPVFHRPEGTLLCSRNALSKDFARIIRLIEEGRLDTGPWITHRTAFDELIVVFPTYARPESGVIKAVVEVGE, via the coding sequence ATGAAGGCGATCTCGTTGGAAGCTCCCAAGCAGTTCAAGCGCGTCGACGTGCCCGCACCGGAGAAGCCCGGCCCCGGCGAAGCGTTGGTCAAGGTGCATACCGTCGGCATCTGCGGCACCGACATCGGCGGCTATCTCGGCAAGATGCCGTTCTTCAGCTATCCGCGGATTCCCGGCCACGAGCTGGGTGTGGAAGTGCTGGCCGTGGCGAGCGACGTGACCAACGTCCAGCCCGGCGACCGCTGCTCGGTCGAGCCTTATATCAACTGCCAGAAGTGCTATGCCTGCCTGCGCGGCCACACCAACTGCTGCGAGAAGCACCAGACGCTCGGCGTTCATTGCGACGGCGGCTTGCGGCCCCGCTTTCTCGTGCCCGCCCGAAAGCTGCACGTCTCGCGGCAACTGGCCTTCGAGCAGCTTGCCTTGGTTGAGACTTTGGCCATCGGTTGCCACGCGGTCGATCGGGCGGCGCTCAAGGCGGAGGAGTCGTGCTTGATCATCGGCGCCGGCCCCATCGGGCTGGCCACCTTGGAGTTCGCCAAGCTCTCCGGCGCCAAGATCATCATGCTCGACGTCAACGCGGGGCGGCTGGAGTTCTGCCGCCGCGTGATGGGCGTGGAGCACACGCTCGAAATGTCCGACGCCCTGGAACCGCAGTTGCGAGAGCTGACCGACGGCCACTTGCCCGACGTGGTGATCGATGCCACCGGCAATTGCGCGTCGATGTCGAACGCCTTCGGCCTGATCACACACGCCGGACGGCTGGTGTTCGTCGGCATCACGACCGACGAGGTGCGTTTCCGCCATCCCGTGTTTCACCGTCCCGAGGGAACGCTGTTGTGCTCGCGCAACGCGTTGTCGAAGGATTTCGCGCGGATCATCCGGCTGATCGAGGAGGGCCGGCTCGACACCGGCCCGTGGATCACGCACCGCACGGCCTTCGACGAGTTGATCGTGGTCTTTCCGACGTACGCCCGGCCCGAAAGCGGCGTCATCAAGGCGGTGGTCGAAGTGGGGGAGTGA
- a CDS encoding GTP-binding protein yields the protein MVGGFLGAGKTTAIARLTRHWTSQGLRVGLVTNDQAYGLVDTESLRAQGFQVGEVTGACFCCKFNDLVATVEGLTAHGQPDVIIAEPVGSCTDLAATVIEPLRSLHGDEYEIAPLAVLLKPEHGRKILSDQPGLGFSPKAAYIFLKQLEEADLIVLNKIDRLEAECREELLGQVRERYPGKELLAVSARSGEGFEALTAALQRPASRSPTPDVDYDIYAAGEAELGWLNCQVTVERDEPFRLDELALDFVGRIARACGRVSAEPAHLKVLAASDDATAIANLVSSDSQVELSLASGATVRAAELTVNARVAIAPELLSELVQTNVQALGAQYQMLWRLNNMQSFRPGRPVPTHRMAIESR from the coding sequence ATGGTCGGTGGTTTTCTGGGAGCGGGCAAAACCACGGCCATCGCCCGGCTGACGCGGCATTGGACCTCTCAAGGTCTGCGCGTCGGGCTGGTGACGAACGATCAGGCGTATGGCCTGGTCGACACCGAATCGTTGCGGGCACAGGGCTTTCAGGTGGGAGAAGTCACCGGGGCCTGCTTCTGCTGCAAGTTCAACGATCTGGTCGCCACCGTCGAGGGGCTGACCGCCCACGGACAGCCCGACGTCATCATCGCCGAGCCGGTCGGAAGCTGCACCGACCTGGCGGCCACGGTGATCGAGCCGCTGCGCTCGCTGCACGGCGACGAATATGAAATCGCCCCGCTGGCCGTGCTGCTGAAGCCCGAGCATGGACGCAAGATTCTGTCCGATCAGCCCGGTCTTGGTTTCTCGCCCAAGGCCGCTTACATTTTTTTGAAGCAGCTCGAAGAGGCCGATCTGATCGTGCTGAACAAGATCGACCGGCTGGAAGCGGAGTGCCGCGAGGAGTTGCTGGGGCAGGTGCGCGAGCGGTATCCGGGCAAAGAGTTGCTTGCGGTCAGCGCTCGCAGCGGCGAAGGCTTCGAGGCGTTGACCGCGGCACTCCAGCGCCCGGCGTCGCGCTCGCCGACGCCGGACGTCGATTACGATATTTACGCCGCGGGCGAGGCCGAATTGGGCTGGTTGAACTGCCAGGTGACCGTCGAGCGCGATGAACCCTTTCGGCTGGACGAGCTGGCCCTCGACTTTGTGGGCCGCATCGCCAGGGCGTGCGGGCGGGTTTCGGCGGAGCCGGCCCATCTCAAGGTGTTGGCCGCGTCCGACGATGCCACGGCCATCGCGAACCTGGTCAGTTCCGACTCGCAGGTGGAGCTGTCGCTCGCTTCCGGGGCAACCGTACGCGCCGCGGAGCTGACGGTGAACGCCCGAGTGGCCATCGCCCCCGAGCTGCTGAGCGAGCTTGTGCAGACCAACGTGCAAGCGCTCGGCGCGCAGTATCAAATGCTCTGGCGGCTCAACAATATGCAAAGTTTCCGTCCCGGCCGGCCCGTGCCGACGCACCGCATGGCCATCGAGTCGAGGTAG
- a CDS encoding aminotransferase class V-fold PLP-dependent enzyme, translating to MPDSSHDSGPLFDDSPLVPPGWPPDDPEVTEAVNRAMADGSWGRYHGPHLPRLVEALAEFFGLPHVYPCCSGTFAVELALRSVGVGSGDEVILAGYDFPGNFRAIEAIGARPVLVDVHPLNWNLDPSRLAAAIGDRTRAVLVSHLHGGLVPMTAVVDVTLRHGLAVVEDVCQAPGAVVEGRLAGTWGDAAVLSFGGSKLLTAGRGGAIFSRRADVQQRAKVFCEQGNHAFPLSELQAAVLLPQVAKLRERNERRRAAVRHLLSRLRDAACLQPLENIAPSSTPAYYKLGFRYVPPGGGRTRAELIAAAQAAGVAIDAGFRGFLHRSEKRCRISGELVECRRAADSALVLHHPLLLAPLAALDRVADALLRAAGRME from the coding sequence ATGCCTGATTCCTCCCACGACAGCGGACCTCTCTTCGACGACAGCCCGCTTGTGCCGCCCGGCTGGCCGCCCGACGACCCTGAAGTAACGGAAGCAGTCAACCGGGCAATGGCCGACGGAAGCTGGGGCCGTTATCACGGACCTCATCTTCCGCGGCTGGTGGAGGCGCTGGCCGAGTTCTTTGGTCTGCCGCACGTTTATCCCTGCTGCTCCGGAACCTTCGCGGTCGAGTTGGCGCTGCGGTCGGTGGGGGTTGGGTCAGGCGACGAGGTGATCCTGGCCGGCTATGACTTTCCGGGCAACTTTCGGGCGATCGAAGCGATCGGCGCGCGGCCCGTGCTGGTCGACGTGCATCCGCTGAATTGGAACCTCGACCCCAGCCGGCTTGCGGCGGCCATCGGCGACCGCACGCGGGCCGTGCTGGTGTCGCACCTGCACGGCGGCCTGGTGCCGATGACCGCCGTAGTCGACGTTACCCTGCGGCACGGCCTGGCGGTCGTCGAAGACGTCTGCCAGGCTCCGGGAGCCGTTGTCGAAGGCCGCCTGGCGGGCACGTGGGGCGACGCGGCGGTGCTTTCGTTCGGAGGAAGCAAGTTGCTGACCGCAGGACGCGGCGGCGCCATTTTCTCTCGGCGTGCCGATGTGCAGCAACGGGCCAAGGTGTTTTGCGAGCAGGGCAACCATGCGTTTCCACTTAGTGAGTTGCAGGCGGCCGTGCTCCTACCGCAGGTGGCGAAGCTGCGCGAGCGCAACGAGCGGCGGCGGGCCGCGGTGCGGCACCTTTTGAGTCGCTTGCGCGATGCGGCATGCCTGCAACCTCTTGAGAACATCGCCCCTTCGTCCACGCCCGCCTATTACAAGCTTGGTTTTCGCTATGTTCCACCGGGCGGCGGCCGAACACGGGCGGAACTCATCGCGGCGGCCCAGGCGGCGGGCGTGGCGATCGACGCCGGCTTTCGCGGGTTCCTGCATCGCAGCGAAAAGCGGTGCCGCATCTCCGGCGAGCTTGTCGAGTGCCGTCGAGCGGCCGATTCAGCGCTCGTGCTGCACCACCCCCTGCTGCTGGCGCCGCTGGCCGCCCTCGACCGCGTCGCGGATGCACTGCTCCGGGCGGCGGGCCGAATGGAATGA
- a CDS encoding cobalamin biosynthesis protein, with translation MKTAVIAITKHGAALARKLEGDRYISAKFRSDEPAHYFEKPIKELTAEIWPQYEALVYIVSLGAVVRTIAPFLKDKHVDPAVIVVDDKANFAISVLSGHVGGANVLTEQIAGRLAAQAVVTTASDVGKTIPVDILGRELGWTTELDQNITKVSAAVVNEEPIAFVQETGETNWWRRDTPLPKNIQLVSLDDARRFKTALIVTDRLVEEEFLSKAVLYRPKSLVLGMGCDRGVTLEQVEEFVFATLQQHSLSFTSVRNLATVDLKQDEPALVEFCAKHKLPMVCYASEQLKKVAAPNPSATVEKYVGTPGVCEPAALLSSEGELIVPKQKAPMLTLAVARVGF, from the coding sequence ATGAAAACTGCCGTCATTGCCATTACCAAGCACGGCGCGGCCTTGGCGCGCAAGCTCGAAGGCGATCGTTACATCTCGGCCAAGTTCCGCAGCGACGAGCCGGCCCATTACTTCGAGAAGCCGATCAAGGAACTGACGGCCGAAATCTGGCCGCAATACGAAGCGCTGGTCTACATCGTGTCGCTGGGGGCGGTCGTCCGCACGATCGCGCCCTTTCTCAAAGACAAGCACGTCGATCCGGCCGTGATCGTGGTCGACGACAAGGCCAACTTCGCCATCAGCGTGCTGTCGGGCCACGTCGGCGGCGCCAACGTGCTGACCGAGCAGATCGCCGGCCGGCTGGCCGCCCAGGCCGTGGTGACCACGGCCAGCGATGTGGGCAAGACCATTCCCGTCGATATCTTGGGCCGCGAGCTGGGGTGGACCACCGAGTTGGACCAGAACATCACCAAGGTCAGCGCGGCGGTGGTGAACGAAGAGCCGATCGCCTTCGTGCAGGAGACCGGCGAAACGAACTGGTGGCGCCGCGACACGCCGCTGCCCAAAAACATCCAGCTTGTTTCGCTCGACGACGCCCGGCGGTTCAAGACGGCGTTGATCGTCACCGACCGGTTGGTGGAGGAGGAGTTTCTTTCCAAGGCGGTGCTTTATCGTCCCAAGTCGCTGGTGCTGGGCATGGGCTGCGACCGCGGAGTGACCCTCGAGCAGGTCGAAGAGTTCGTCTTTGCGACCCTCCAGCAACACAGCCTCTCGTTCACATCCGTGCGCAATCTGGCCACGGTCGATTTGAAGCAAGACGAGCCGGCGCTGGTCGAGTTCTGCGCCAAGCACAAGCTGCCGATGGTCTGCTACGCAAGCGAGCAACTCAAGAAGGTCGCCGCTCCGAACCCATCGGCCACAGTCGAGAAATACGTCGGCACGCCCGGCGTCTGTGAACCGGCCGCCTTGCTCAGTTCCGAAGGCGAACTGATTGTGCCGAAGCAAAAAGCGCCGATGCTGACGCTGGCGGTAGCGAGGGTGGGGTTCTAA
- the cobJ gene encoding precorrin-3B C(17)-methyltransferase has product MPGKLLLVGFGPGQHDHLTFRGRAAIEEAEVVIGYTTYIKLVKSLCEGKQVIYTGMTEELSRARKAIDLAYEGRRVALISSGDVGVYGMAGPSFEILKERGWRRGEGIDVEVIPGVTAASSCASVLGAPLMHDFCTISLSDLLTPWNLIVERIDAAAKADFVVALYNPKSGRRTKQIVEAQRILLRYRSPSTPVGLVKSCYRDLQKVVLTTLDDMLNHEIGMLTTVIVGNSRTFTFEGLMVTPRGYQTKYDLESVDHGTVEMMRRQLAEKPVPGRSLKTYGTLYGIGVGPGYAKYLTQQARQAIERAACVFYPRGNSTDESLALNTIESFMRKDARIEELMFPMTKDRDLLAYYWNLNAQKVADVLATGQDAAFITLGDSTMYSTFIYVVKTLRETLPDVPIETVPGISSFSAAAAMMNLAIGEGTERVAIVPVNRDVSNVRDALEAYDTVVLLKAGSKLNRLVALLEETDLIDHAVMFSYIGTEDERVETDLRRFRNETAGYMTLIIVKKSRTFQVDDEDVVPC; this is encoded by the coding sequence ATGCCAGGCAAATTGTTGCTGGTCGGCTTTGGGCCGGGCCAACACGACCATCTCACGTTCCGCGGTCGGGCGGCCATCGAAGAAGCCGAAGTCGTCATCGGCTACACCACTTACATCAAGCTGGTCAAGTCGCTCTGCGAAGGCAAGCAGGTGATCTACACCGGCATGACCGAAGAACTCAGCCGGGCACGCAAGGCCATCGACCTGGCCTACGAAGGCCGCCGCGTGGCCCTGATTTCGTCGGGCGACGTCGGCGTGTATGGCATGGCCGGCCCCAGCTTCGAGATTCTCAAAGAACGCGGCTGGCGGCGGGGCGAGGGAATCGACGTGGAGGTCATCCCCGGCGTGACGGCGGCCAGCTCGTGTGCCAGCGTGCTGGGAGCGCCGTTGATGCACGACTTCTGCACCATCAGCCTTTCCGACTTGCTCACGCCCTGGAACTTGATCGTCGAGCGAATCGACGCCGCGGCCAAGGCCGATTTCGTCGTGGCGCTCTACAACCCCAAGAGCGGCCGCCGCACCAAACAAATCGTCGAGGCCCAGCGGATCCTGCTTCGCTACCGCTCGCCGAGCACGCCCGTGGGCCTGGTGAAATCGTGCTACCGCGACTTGCAGAAAGTGGTGCTCACCACGCTCGACGACATGCTGAACCACGAGATCGGCATGCTCACCACGGTGATCGTGGGCAACAGCCGCACGTTCACCTTCGAGGGGCTGATGGTCACGCCCCGCGGCTATCAGACGAAGTACGATCTGGAAAGCGTCGATCATGGCACCGTCGAGATGATGCGGCGGCAGTTGGCTGAAAAACCGGTGCCCGGCCGGTCGCTCAAGACCTACGGCACGCTGTACGGCATCGGCGTCGGTCCCGGTTATGCGAAGTATCTCACGCAGCAGGCCCGGCAGGCGATCGAACGGGCGGCCTGTGTCTTTTATCCCCGCGGCAACTCGACCGACGAGAGCCTGGCGTTGAACACCATCGAGTCGTTCATGCGCAAGGACGCCCGGATCGAAGAGCTGATGTTTCCGATGACCAAAGACCGAGATTTGCTGGCATATTATTGGAACCTGAACGCCCAGAAGGTGGCCGACGTGCTGGCCACCGGTCAGGACGCGGCCTTCATCACGCTGGGCGATTCGACGATGTACAGCACGTTCATCTACGTGGTGAAGACGCTGCGCGAGACGTTGCCCGACGTGCCGATCGAGACGGTGCCGGGCATCTCCAGCTTTTCGGCGGCGGCGGCGATGATGAACCTGGCGATCGGCGAGGGGACCGAGCGTGTGGCGATCGTACCGGTCAACCGCGACGTGTCGAACGTCCGCGACGCCTTGGAAGCTTACGACACGGTGGTGCTGCTCAAGGCCGGCTCGAAGCTCAACCGGCTGGTGGCGTTGCTGGAAGAAACGGATCTGATCGACCATGCCGTGATGTTCAGCTACATCGGCACCGAAGACGAGCGCGTCGAGACCGACCTGCGCCGCTTCCGCAACGAGACGGCCGGCTATATGACGCTGATCATCGTGAAGAAGTCGCGAACGTTTCAGGTTGACGACGAAGATGTTGTACCGTGTTAG
- a CDS encoding Gfo/Idh/MocA family oxidoreductase, whose product MECRSNESLAHLRVAVVGYGSIGRRHCDNLAELGVGRRLLVRRNGDVNPALTPPDDAEVARCAREAIDAGIDLAIVCTPTSSHTSTARQYLAAGIPLLIEKPLSHCLADAEHFTHETRAAGTAVGMAYSMRYHPAYVLARDYVRQNRLGRIERARLWFESYLPDWHPWEDYRQSYAARADLGGGVLPTLDHEIDLANWCFGPPEKTCGASRRSGALEIDVDDAAEIRLNYATHDVEISLSFGRRERRRGFEFAGSEGRLTFSFERQRLEFWPAKGSLPEVLWERPDFDVNAIYVAMLRDALDAIVDGREPPVPLSAGLDALRVVDAVRRGGS is encoded by the coding sequence ATGGAATGCCGCAGCAACGAGTCGCTCGCTCATTTGCGCGTGGCCGTGGTCGGCTATGGCTCGATCGGGCGACGCCACTGCGATAACCTTGCCGAGCTCGGCGTCGGCCGGCGGTTGCTTGTGCGCCGAAACGGCGACGTGAATCCGGCGTTGACCCCGCCCGACGATGCGGAGGTGGCGCGGTGCGCGCGGGAGGCCATCGATGCCGGCATCGATCTGGCCATCGTCTGCACTCCGACGTCGTCGCACACGAGCACCGCGCGGCAGTATCTGGCCGCCGGCATACCGCTGCTGATCGAGAAGCCGCTTTCGCACTGCCTGGCCGACGCCGAACACTTCACGCACGAAACCCGCGCGGCGGGCACCGCGGTCGGCATGGCCTATTCGATGCGCTACCACCCGGCCTATGTCTTGGCGCGCGATTACGTCCGCCAGAATCGGCTGGGCAGAATCGAACGTGCCCGCTTGTGGTTCGAAAGTTACTTGCCCGACTGGCACCCCTGGGAAGATTATCGCCAAAGTTATGCGGCACGGGCGGACTTGGGCGGCGGCGTGCTGCCGACTCTCGACCACGAAATCGACCTGGCAAATTGGTGCTTCGGGCCGCCGGAAAAGACGTGCGGCGCGTCTCGGCGGAGCGGCGCGCTCGAGATCGACGTGGATGACGCGGCCGAGATCAGGCTCAACTACGCTACGCACGACGTCGAAATCAGTCTGAGTTTTGGCCGTCGCGAGCGCCGGCGTGGATTTGAGTTTGCCGGCAGCGAGGGACGGCTGACGTTCTCTTTCGAGCGGCAGCGACTTGAATTTTGGCCCGCAAAGGGGTCGTTGCCCGAAGTGCTCTGGGAGCGGCCCGATTTCGACGTCAACGCGATCTACGTGGCCATGTTGCGCGACGCACTCGATGCGATTGTCGACGGCCGCGAGCCGCCCGTTCCCTTGAGCGCCGGCTTGGACGCGCTCCGCGTCGTCGATGCCGTGCGACGCGGCGGCAGCTAG
- a CDS encoding ankyrin repeat domain-containing protein: MRRFAAEVPDLFRKLHEQQYPDWAVCNAAQESSPEAIRTLLELGADINEQDSNGDTGLCWAVMEGRHDAAKVLLEGEADPNLGCPIFHVACQDVEDRIGVAALLLDHGADINQPFLVEGLPPRNVLSEAISRGHEELVAFLKSRGAKLPEGPAGRGEPIEPDFEPGDYTTEIVRHFRKHYGDPLPEVVYEIVPSSDSPIEVHYIPLTAKGDSSVLFTSGLGPEKGPGKGDKSHY, from the coding sequence ATGCGGCGATTCGCGGCCGAGGTGCCCGACCTCTTTCGCAAGCTTCATGAGCAGCAGTACCCGGACTGGGCCGTGTGCAATGCCGCTCAAGAATCTTCGCCAGAAGCAATTCGAACGTTGCTCGAGCTTGGAGCCGACATTAACGAGCAAGATTCCAACGGCGACACCGGCCTGTGCTGGGCCGTTATGGAAGGACGGCACGATGCCGCGAAGGTGCTTCTAGAAGGCGAGGCCGATCCAAATCTCGGTTGTCCGATTTTTCACGTGGCTTGCCAGGACGTGGAAGACCGCATCGGCGTCGCTGCCCTTTTATTGGACCACGGAGCCGATATCAACCAGCCGTTTCTTGTCGAAGGGCTGCCGCCGCGAAATGTCTTAAGCGAGGCGATATCGCGAGGTCATGAGGAATTGGTCGCGTTTCTTAAATCGCGCGGCGCCAAGCTGCCTGAAGGGCCGGCTGGCCGCGGCGAGCCTATAGAGCCAGATTTTGAGCCTGGGGATTATACCACCGAGATCGTGCGTCATTTCCGAAAACATTATGGCGACCCCCTGCCTGAAGTCGTTTACGAGATTGTCCCATCTTCCGACAGCCCCATCGAGGTGCATTACATTCCGCTGACCGCCAAGGGCGATTCCTCGGTCCTCTTCACCAGCGGTTTGGGCCCGGAAAAGGGACCCGGAAAAGGGGATAAGTCCCATTATTAA